From a single Eleginops maclovinus isolate JMC-PN-2008 ecotype Puerto Natales chromosome 20, JC_Emac_rtc_rv5, whole genome shotgun sequence genomic region:
- the LOC134882205 gene encoding uncharacterized protein LOC134882205, producing MVHLLHVEMLALVRELLSKFMKPGAIPLSVKEILKINVRDAALQLPNKSLCVGKYGYSAMTKARVAKTLWVGNLYNSLREGYMKAAEFLLKNLPLDNHMVTSLSALTPSLIQCDSLGSAFMALGKALPNVVPPEALGPLREEVRAYQIDADLVPLANTYVEENSRVDVDWWSQVALLRNSERGVRYPTLIKLVKALLSIFTGPLVEGSFNIMDDILEADRCRMNVETYERLAIIKSTMKARKWTASTMLIDQPLRNSCLSSYKTYQLHLEKKKAREQGMREKRMSEAMRVRSTAVANRIVTQAKKSKGPSSSSTRPAASPRPTRPSPKTISSAKTRPFRPTGPSTTSSGAAKKPSSSSSGPSASSSGATNKPSASSSGPSASSSGPSASSSGPSAFSSGPSASSSGPSASSSGPSTASSGQPKLFSLFHGPAKKSSSIASTTSGKRKSSDDSEPGKKRKK from the coding sequence ATGGTGCACTTGttgcatgttgaaatgttggCACTGGTAAGAGAGCTGCTAAGCAAATTCATGAAGCCAGGAGCTATCCCCCTGAGTGTCAAAGAGATCCTCAAGATCAATGTACGGGATGCAGCGTTACAGCTGCCTAACAAATCCCTGTGTGTTGGAAAATATGGATACTCTGCCATGACCAAGGCCCGTGTGGCGAAGACACTGTGGGTTGGAAACTTGTACAACTCCCTCAGAGAGGGCTACATGAAGGCAGCAGAGTTTCTACTCAAAAACCTTCCCCTCGACAACCACATGGTCACCTCACTCTCGGCTCTGACCCCATCCCTCATACAGTGTGACTCCTTAGGTTCAGCATTCATGGCATTAGGGAAGGCCTTGCCTAATGTGGTTCCACCTGAAGCACTCGGCCCACTGCGGGAGGAGGTTCGTGCATACCAAATAGATGCTGACCTGGTACCTCTGGCCAATACCTATGTTGAAGAAAACAGCCGAGTGGATGTGGACTGGTGGAGTCAGGTGGCACTTCTAAGAAATTCAGAAAGAGGTGTGAGATACCCAACCCTGATCAAACTTGTGAAAGCCCTTCTTTCAATTTTCACAGGCCCGCTGGTGGAGGGGTCTTTCAACATAATGGATGACATACTGGAGGCAGACAGGTGCAGGATGAATGTGGAAACGTATGAGCGCCTCGCCATAATTAAGTCAACAATGAAAGCCAGGAAGTGGACGGCCTCAACAATGTTAATTGACCAGCCTTTAAGGAATTCTTGCCTTTCCTCCTATAAAACATACCAACTCCACCTAGAGAAAAAGAAGGCAAGAGAACAGGgaatgagggagaaaaggatgagTGAGGCCATGAGGGTGAGGTCTACAGCGGTGGCAAACAGAATAGTGACCCAGGCGAAGAAATCAAAAGggccatcctcttcctccactagGCCAGCTGCCTCACCTAGACCAACCAGACCTTCACCAAAGACCATCTcctctgcaaaaacaagaccTTTTCGACCCACTGggccctccaccacctcctctgggGCAGCTAAAAAGccatccagctcctcctctgggccctctgcctcctcgtcTGGGGCAACTAATAAGCCTTCcgcctcctcatctgggccctctgcctcctcatctgggccctctgcctcctcatctgggccctctgccttctcatctgggccctctgcttcctcatctgggccctctgcctcctcctctgggccATCCACTGCATCCTCTGGGCAaccaaagttattttctctgtttcatggTCCAGCCAAGAAATCCTCTTCAATAGCCTCAACTACCTCTGGAAAAAGGAAGAGTTCGGATGACTCAGAACccggaaaaaagaggaaaaaatag
- the LOC134882823 gene encoding CMRF35-like molecule 7 isoform X2, translating to MKILLLMLSLMTGCEASSMVKGCRGGWVNFTHGYPDRNSKIQHIDLVRNNHENPPILQTNQKNVWISDGRFSVYHDTESRNIQVGIKDIQQKNFEEYELKFRREHGPNNKDKEQVDLKSDKGCQEPLIITVSRTAEANISCDKGNKKDSRVKFFCKENGPICEDVLSTKPALRSNGSFTLTETERGFTVSISDVSAQHAGVYWCGVESTGKIIYRAALRRIQLKVEVSVPPVPSTTSPPSSSIQPTTVPNHRFDWASVLEMVLALSLDVMLLMFAVYLAYKGSVLLFEAQESIQKKESKPLVSFKRSI from the exons ATGAAGATTTTGCTCCTCATGCTCTCACTGATGACAG GGTGTGAGGCCTCATCTATGGTGAAGGGATGCAGAGGTGGATGGGTTAATTTTACCCACGGATACCCTGACAGAAACTCAAAAATTCAACATATTGATTTAGTTAGGAACAATCATGAAAATCCACCAATCCTTCAAACCAATCAAAAAAACGTGTGGATAAGTGACGGAAGATTTTCTGTCTACCACGATACAGAGAGCAGAAATATCCAGGTGGGCATCAAAGACATTCAACAAAAAAACTTTGAGGAGTACGAGTTAAAATTTAGACGTGAACATGGACCtaacaataaagacaaagaacaaGTGGATTTGAAATCAG ATAAAGGCTGCCAGGAACCATTAATAATAACTGTGTCCAGAACAGCTGAAGCCAACATCTCATGtgataaaggaaacaaaaaagactCCAGAGTCAAGTTTTTCTGCAAAGAGAACGGTCCAATCTGTGAGGATGTTTTATCAACTAAACCTGCTCTGAGGTCAAACGGGAGCTTCACGctcacagaaacagagaggggctTCACTGTGTCCATCAGTGATGTGTCCGCACAGCACGCTGGAGTCTACTGGTGTGGAGTGGAATCAACTGGAAAAATAATTTACCGAGCTGCACTCAGGAGAATACAGCTGAAGGTGGAAG TTTCAGTGCCACCAGTTCCCTCTACAACCTCACCACCATCCTCTTCCATTCAGCCAACTACTGTTCCTAACCACCGCTTTG ATTGGGCCTCTGTGTTGGAGATGGTTTTGGCTCTCTCTTTGGATGTGATGCTGCTAATGTTCGCAGTATATCTGGCCTACAAGG gaagtgttcttttattcgaagcccaggagtcgattcaaaagaaagaaagcaaacctcttgtaagttttaaaaggagtatttaa